The DNA window TTATCAAGATCTAACTACTATCAGACTCAGTCAGAAAGTACCTGCAATATTCTTTCTAACAAGCGCTTGCATATCAATTCACAACGCTTCCGAAGTGATGCCACCATGGACGAGTTAATGCCTGCAGCCTTGGTTGACTGAGGGAGGAAATCAAGAGTCAAGTTACGTTTTATAACAGTAATAAGGGGTTGGTGATTGGGCATCTTCCTCAACATATCAACAATTTGCTCAGCCTTTTTAGCAATCTCCATTGGAACTGAACTACCATCAGCAACCAAGTGCTTATGACTCCCAGTTGGTtcttcaaaccatagctcataAAATGTTTTGCATACAAGATCCTACAAAAACAATGAATATAGTTTTAAGTTAACTAATATGGAAATCAAAAGCAACATAAATATTGCAGGTCCAAAGATGTCAAATATTCTTCTGTCATAAATCTCTATTTCTCAACTTTACCCTTTATGGCAAAAACAAGGAAACCAGAATAAACAGTTGATCAGACTTATTATAGTGTGCCTTCAAGATTGGCGTTGTACGTTCTTTCATGTGTATGGGATTATCTAAATTTggcaaaaggaaaagaaaaggcagAAAAATTTGCACCAATAATTTCCTCTTGTCGAggatgtttttttttctttggaaAAAAAGACGCAAGAGAATTTCTCAATTAACATGACTAACTACACTACCCACACTAATGTACGAGAGCAAATATTAAAGCACACACGCACTTAAGAATAACCTATTACAAAATTAAACTGCAGTAATAGACTAATGAAAGAAACAAAACATTTGCAGTCACATATCAAATCTGCTATATAATGAATTGTCATGACACTAGTATGGTTTTTCATATCAGCTCACCTGTACACTGGACTCCTCATCATTAACACGAGAAATAATCTCCACAAAGGCATGTGTTGTGTCCGTATTTGGATTTGAAGCACAAAGATCCCTTATAATTTTAATTGCACGTTTGCGAACGCTTACTCCTGTGTCCTTTATTCGCTCGGCAACTTTTTCGATATACTGTGATGGGAGGATGCATAGTGAGTCATATCAATGCCCACAAATATGTCATAAGGTAACTTGATATATCTACTGACCTTTAGGCCCACATCAGGATGTGAAGCAATATGCCTTCCAACAAGCTCAAGGGCAGCTTCACGAACAGAAATAGCCGAATCACAAAACCTCCCTTCAACGGCAGACTGGACACGTTTGTCACCCAAGACCTCAGGGTCAGCTTCAACTATACTGCTGACCTACAGAGAAGTTAAGTGCTAGATACTGGTGAATGGTGCCCAAATGAGAACGATGCAGAACATATACTTTCATAGGTTACACATATACTCAATGACAAAGATGAAAAAACATAGTTACGCATATACTTACCGCACGTAAAGCCTTTGCCCTTATTACAGGAGAATTTTCTCTCAAGCTAGCCTGAGAAAACACTGGGTATTAACTCTAGAACATCTAGACTAAAATGATATGTCAGGAATCAACCACGTACCAAAAGAAGGGCAAGAATTTTATCAAAACCCCTCGAAAATGAATTCTTCTGGCCAAGTGCCAAGCAAATTTTCTTTACCCAATCTCTGGAAATTACCAAACAATTGCCAGAATCACGCAGAATCTCCTTAGATTTTAATCTAGCAAGATAGTAGATAATCTTCTCTTCAGAATGTGGGTCATCTTTGTTCCAGATACATAGATAGAACCTGCATACAAAATGGTTATCAATCTCCAAAGACATTTGCACAGCAAGACAGATTCCACACAACATACCATCGAGTAAACAGGTTCCCATCATCTTGTGGACCAGCTTCCTGGAGATAACTCAGTAGTATATGTTGCACAATATCCACTGCTGGCACCTCAGATGGTGCAGAAGATTTCTTACTAACCGAGGCAGCAGTTCTTTTTCCGTTCTCTTTAGTTTGTAACTGGCAGTATGACTGTAACACACTGAGTTGTTGATTGCAAAAACACAAGGGGCAGACACTATCACGTTGTAAATTATCCTGACTACCAGACCCCATACAATCTGAATGGAAACATCTTCCACATACATCACAGGCTATATTTATACCTCTTCCGCCAAGACAAACACAACATTTGTTTTTCAAAATTTTCGAGCCATCACTACCTGCATCAGTGAGCTCTTGCAATATCCAAAGCTTCTCATCACTACAGGCGACAGAATCACGCTTCAATCTCGATGCAATACCACCAAGAAGGTCAATGGCAAAGCACCGCGCATTAGTGTCCTTAGATTTCAATCCAGCATTTTGAAGCAGCAATACACAGAGAACCTGTACATCAATCAAATGGCAGTTAAGGGCAATGCAAAATACGTAACAAAGTTATGGACTGTGATTCAAAAAGTGATGCATTAACTTTCAAGAATAGTGCTGAAACTGGCTCATGCCTACATTTAAGATCTCAAATTTAGCAACATCACTGCTGAGCAAAGTTACCTCAAGAATAGAAGCAGCAGCTGGATACTCTGGCAAGTTTAGTATTGTTAGCAAATCCTGAACAAGATTATCTATTATTCCTTTGGCTTCTGACATATCTTGAGATTTAGCAGCAGTAAAACGTTGAAGGACACTAGTCCAGAAAAGGCAACAAGCCTCCGTTGCCGCTTCATGGCATTTAATTGGATAACTAGCATCAACTGGGGAATCGACAATAGTGCTCCAATCAACTGCTCCCTTTAAGCTATCGGGAACAATTGCACTAAACTGAACCAGGTGAACTAACAGTGCTGTTATCATCTGGATTTGCTTTTGTTCTTCATCTGCCAGATGGTAGGTTCTAACAGCATTTCTCGAAAACTGCAACTTACGAAGCAGGACAATTGTTTCATCAACCAAGTAACTCCTGTGTTGAGTGTATGATGAAAAAACCTGTGTAAGGATTTGGAAGTGAGCAAATTCTTTGAAAAATGAATGTGCAGAAAATGATTGCAGAAAATGATTGAGCATGTAGGGAGAAAATTACCGTGCAAATAACCCCAATTGCTTTCAATTGTAATAGCTGCATATTGTCCACCAAGAATGTAGTAAAGCAGGTTTTTGCTAACTGCAGAATACAACTATCTGACAAGCGCACTGTTGTGAGCAGTTCCTTGAGAAAGCCCAATATCAAGCATAGTTTCTGCACAGCAGAGTAAACAGAAGCAGAAACTCTGATGGAAAAGAAAAAATAACTCTATTAGTGCACTGCAATACCCCATTACACACTAGAAAAAGGAAAATATTTGAATGCATTGATCATATACCTGTTTGAAGATTTTCTCATGCTTAGATTAGCAGTAGTACGTCTCTTTTTGCTAACCGGTCCATTTTCCACAtcctcttcatcatcatctCCTAGATTTGACCAAAACAGAAAGATACAGATGTGAAAAATGTGATGTATAAGTTGATCCCGAAAGGAAAGTTTAGTGATCACTAGCGATCACCATAGCTAGAGCACTAAATTATTGCACAAAGATTGGTTGGGCTCGGACATGATGAAAAATTAAGCAGCATTAGACAACCTTGTCAACCAGGAAATGCTGCAGTAAAAAAGGCATATAAAGAATGAAAACACAGAATTGTATATAGCCAACTTAGAAAGGAATGTGGCTGCACGATACAAAGACAGAAATATCAGCTTAGTGCTGCACGGCTAGTGTACAATTCACGAAGAGGCCAAACTGTGGGGCATGGCTGTTGAGGAAGTTCTTATCGCATGGATCTTGGTCTGCGATTTTGCTGCTAGATCAGTGGTGCGCATATTTGAATGTTTCAATTGTTAGTTTGTGTATATGTGTGTGCTGGCAGGTGGTTATAGTCTACCCATGTacttagtttttttttttgaagtttTTTTTTGGTTATACTCAAATAATGCAATAATATGCAGCTCTCCTGCATATTCGATAAAAAAAATGTCAGCATGTACTTTGATATTACCGTCATTTGCAACATTTTCAGCTGGTTTGTGGATAGCTCGGAAGGTTGGGTTGCTTGCTGCCATACAATCAGTGATCTGACGTCTTGAGAAATCAATAATTCGCTCAATAAGCTGTTTTACCGGAGGGCAAAAAAGGAAAGTGTAAGCAACCGTGACAGTAACTTTTCACAACAGGATGGAAAAGGAACTCAGTGTGTGCATACTTCTTCTCGATACAGCTGCTTTGGCATATCATGGTGGGTCATAATTGCTAACGCTGCATGAACGGACTCCAAAGCCGAGAAAACCAGAGGTTCAGCATCAGACTGAAGGTACCCAAGCACTTGTTAGTTGGTAAGCTATAATATGCAACAACTTTACCCATTGATTTCTAAAACAgaataaaataaatataaaaagattatttaaatttaaatttgaattaaaaaagCCAGATACTAATGATATGGTAGGTAACTCACATTTTCCTTCTCATCTATCGACAAACCTTGAGAACATCGGATCTGACGGTCTATTACATCTAATAACCTTGTAACTGTAGCCATAGGAACCTCATGCAATATCCTTTTGGATCGAACTGATGTAATTTCATTAACAAGAAACTTAACATCATTAAGTGGTATTGACAACCAGTCACCGCCATCTACATCATAAGGAATTTCGACTCTTCTGCAGAAATCCTCCACCATCTCACAGAAGTTGTCGATTACTTCTAAAAAGCGTGTAATCGTAACCAGAGTCAGCTGAATTTTAGAAGGATAGATACATGATGCAGGATATACAAATCAACAGAAACAAACCTTGGTTATTAGGAATGCTGGGGCCAGAACTTGAAACAGAATTATCAATTTCTTTCTTCCTAACTTTTGGCTTCTTTGAAGCGACTGAATCTGGGGTTAGTTCATTCTACAACAGAAAATCTCTTAGCAAAAGGAACTAACATCAATAAAAAACTGAAGGTATCTAACTTACACGAAGATGCTCTCTGCGTGAGTTGATGTCATCCAGAGGAAATACAGGTTCTTTCCGTGCTTTGTTCATATTAGGTGTAAAATGCTCAAAATGCTTCTCACTTTGAATTTGATAATCTGGGCCTTCACGTGCACCTGAAAAACTTGACCAAAGTAACAAAGAAATTACACTTTGCAAGATAAAAGGTACTACATAATCTAAAGCATTTACAACTCCGTGGAAATGCTTTGCTAACATTAAATAGAAGCTGATTCGACTCATATGCAACATGAATAAATATTACTACATTGATACTTTATTAGTCCATAGAACTAGCCGACAGATGTTAAATTAGCACATTGCCACGATGGTTTTGGGTACAACAGCTTGACATGGTGCAAAAATAGAGATCACAAATAAATAACAAGTCCGCACAATACTGCCAAGATGAGCTGCCAAATGAAATTAATTTCTGCATTAACACTTCAAATCTGATAGAGAATTGAATAAGTTACAAACATTTCTTATAAATTTGGGATATCTGAATATTAAACAGACCATGAACTTGTTATTTCCCGAAAAAATATAGGCCTCAAACAAAAAGCAAGTAATGAAAACATCGCACACGTTTCATATTGCATACACATTAACGGTTGCACCCACAAACTACAAGGTCACAACGGACCATTCCAAACTCCCTACTCTACCGCTAGAGCTTGCTGTGTGCCCATAAACAGCATGCATGTGATGCAGTACAGCCAGGTTTGTATAAGGGAAATTAACAGTTCCAGATGATTGTTGGTACCATAAATTACATTTGCGGGTGAAGAATAGAAGGAAAACAGTTATTTTTAAATAGAAAGTACTAGATTACGGGGAAGTAGCAATTTAGTTTTTCTAATTTGTCTAATGATGATTAGATTACCCACTAGTCTATTGTAGCTCGAGTGGGTCTCTTCATGTCCAATTTGTTGCAAACTTATGATTGGATTACGGGGAAGTAGCAATTTAGTTTTTCTAATTTGTCTAATGATGATTAGATTACCCACTAGTCTATTGTAGCTCGAGTGGGTCTCTTCATGTCCAATTTGTTGCAAACTTATGATTGGATAGATGAGATGTTGACAAAGCATGCTTCTGACAGCTAAGCCAATGGTTTGAGAATAGGAACAGGGATTAGTGGGATAAAAAGGGAATTGTAGACGTTCCAGTTTCCATTCGATCGTCATAGAGTGGAGCTCATCAAGAGAAAATTGGCATCCAATTAGGCAGCAATAGGAGTAAAACCATACACGCATCCCAGATTTGTGAAACAAGCATGCCGAGATAGATCAAAAGAACTGCTAAAGGAAGAGGCCCAGTAGTCGGATAATAGGTATAAGGTTTGCGCAAAGAACCTGAAGGAAGAAAAAAATTGAGATTGGTGGTTGGGACAAGCCTTCGCAACATAATAATTTGGGCAAAAATTTGTTTTCCGCTAATTCTGACTTAGCCTACTAAGCCTTAATCTGAGCCACTGTACAAGCCATCGAACTAGGTGTTGCCATCAACCACCATTTGAAGTTTTGATATGATTCAAAACAGTGAAATGCTGTCAGAAAAAGTGGATGTATGTAGCCTTGGGCCATACGACAAAAGTCTACCAGCCCCATGGCCCTGCCAACCCCCCCAAAAAAGGAGCGTAGCCGGTAGCCCGGAACAGAATGTAACGTCTTAAGTTGCACACCCAACCCAGCTCCGGCCCCTGATTGTGAGTAAAGGGACTAAAGTGACAAAACAGCAAACACCCATTGATCAAAGTAGAGGGACCAAATGTGTCAATAAAATTAAATAAATCCCCCttagttcatgaaaaataaaATCCCCCGTATTCTACATAACAGTGAGGTATAAATGAGCATTCAGTACATCTTTTTTTATGTGTCCTTAATGGTATATATAGGTGGCAATGGCATGCGCATTGAACGAACAAGTTTTAAGCACTAAAAGTTGCCGTATGCACCAAACAACAAAAAAGGAACTATGTGGAATTTGGTTAGTGTCATTTTGGAAATTGTAACCACCTCATTCAGAACAAGGCCAGGACATGAGAGGTGGTTGAGTGCCGTGTGGGGTGGTGGCCTTGGTTGTTGTATCGCTAAACTAGGCTGGGACCCACAGCTTGATGAACAACAGTGAAACTATTTATACTAGATAAGAAACTGAATCATGCTTCTCTGATCCCACCAAGTAATACATGCAGGTCATTACTGAACTATTAATGGGCACGCATTTAGGTTGGTGACAATGCACACATGGTGGAATGCACAAGTGCTCGGACAACTGTGCATACATATATGCTCACCGTTCTTACGCACGTCATATCCATTAATCCCCATGTCCTTCATACCAGTCCATGGAACTAGAAGCATTTCAGCACTATTATACGGATACCCACAAATGAAACAGCACAGCAGCAGAAAATCATGTATGCACAACACCATCATCAGTCAAATGGCATCATGGGGTTGACACAGGTTTGAACGACAGTTAAAGTTACTTGAGGGCACTAGGTCCGTGAAGAGAAGTTACGTGGCACACAGGTATCCCGAAATGGTAGTTCAATATGGATTCTCCCAGCTGGCTATCCGCAGGCACTAGCGCACCAAAGACCGAGGAGTCTACGCATAACTGCTTCCCGCGCCGAAAACACATGCAGTAAACCATCACAAAGACAGTAGGAAACAGCATCACGGTACATACAGGAGCTTAAGAAATGTTCAGTCCAAGGCAGGCAACCGCGGAGAACTGCACAGAAAGTTAAGCATCCCAAAGTTCAAGCTGGTGAGCTTGCTAGtacatgcagcagcagcagcagcagaagctGGGAGCTAGACAGGCTACAATGTTGGCTCCAATGAGCAGTTCTATGTGCCTACAAAGCTGTACGGCACTGAGAGTAACTAAGGGAGGCTCAATTTGCCGAGCGTTTACCTTGCGAAGTAGGCGGGGGCGCAGGGGGCTTGACCTTGAAGGCGTCGGGGTTGTGCTTGAGCACCTCCCTCCAGAGCCAGGAGCACTGGCTGGGATCGACGTCGACGTTGTCCGCTTCAGTAAAGCCCCTGCAGAAGAGCACAGCCAGTTAAACCTGAGCCCGCGGGGGAGAAAGCGGAGAGGATGAGCCGAGAGCGGAAGGGAAGGGAAGCGTCGGGGAGGCTCACAGGTGGGAGACGTCGGTCTCGGCGAGGATGCGGGCGATGTTTGCGGCCTGCATGATCATGTCGGGGCGGTCGGGGGCGGCGAGGGGCTCGTCGTCGCGGAGGTCGTCGAAGCCGAGCGCGGGCGGGAGGGTGGGGAGCGGCAGCGCGGGCGCGATCTCGGAGTGGACGGTGTTGGGCAGGCGGCACGCCCGCTCGAAGCCGGCCCGGCCccctccgccggcgccggcggcgccggggtcCATGGGCGCCGTCGGCGGGCGAAACCCTAGATGCGGGGAGGTGCGGGAGGGGAGCGGGGGCCTCGAATCCGCAGGGGAATTCGCTCGTTGGAGGTGGAGGAGGGGATTGATTTTGCTCGATTTGATTTGATTTCAGTTTCAATTCcaaggggagaggggaggggaatgCCGGCTGCTTAGCGAAGCAATTTATTTACTGCCGCTGCTGGTGGTTGTAAATTTTGGCCGCGGAGAAGAATCGTGCGAGGGAAGGCAGGCAGGAAGACGACGGCAAAGCAGTAGTGGACTGCCGGACTCGACGAACCCAATTTGAAAATGTTTGTTGGGTGCGCCGATTTGCGCGTTCGGCCCCCtctgctgggctgggctgggctgggctggtaTCGCCTGGCACGGGCCTGTGAATTGTGTGTGAGGTtgatttttcctttttttcaaTCATATGTATACAAAGACCACTGTCTTCTCACTACAAGGATACTTCTGTGCATCAAAAGATAACTGCAAGTTGTGCGCATAGCAACCACTATTATACGAACACGTACGGAAGTTTATAAAAATTATGGTCATTTGTGTACATAGTTGCAAAAGACAAGTGAGTTTGCGGTTTTTGTAACTTTAAAGTTTACAAATGGGCACCTTTTTTCCATGAATTGTCACACATCCTTGTTAACATCATGATCCTAGTATCGAGTAGGATCATGCTAAGAAATTTTTCAGTGTTTTGTTATCCTACCCCTTAATCCAGGTTCGAACAGCAGATGCAAGGTACTAAGTATCTAAGATATTAAGATGTTAAAGTCTGGAGCATGAATTAATTTCATCATTTAGTATAAATGACTTTTAGTGTCATGCTTCCTAAAAATCTTTTCTAGCGAGGTGTTCAAATGGTAGGAAATTAGAATTTTGATTATGCATAAGATTGATATTATCGGTCAAATTTGGTTCAAAATGACTAAATAAAAATATTCCTAAATGAAAATGCACGTAAAAGTTGGAGAAAACATAATACGTTGTACGATTGGGTACTATCTTAGATTCAACAATTCAAGCCTACCTTAAAGTTTCTTGATAAACCTGATACATAGGAACTGCTCCGCAATGATATGTTACGCATAATAAAATATTAAAATACCATCACTCGTCTCGCGTTCCCTCCTAGGCATTCAAATGCAGAAATGCTTCTGTTTCTACAATTTTCAAAATACCGTTAAATAATGGTAAACCCACCTTATATTTGGAAAAATGTTGCAAGTGATTGTTGATAGATATAATCTATGGTTAAAAATCATGAAAGGTACCATCTAGTCCTAAAAGAAATTAAGGTAGCGTTTGGAGTGATACATTTTTGGCCGGCGAATGAAGTAATAAAGAGGTCAACCTCCTTTAATTTGTGAAAAATGGGATATCGATGGTAACCAACTTGTTCCGGTGTAGGTGTTTGGATCTGCGGAGGGAGATTAATATCTTGGAGGGTGATCATTGGATTATGTATGTGATCCAATGACTTTCTATTGTTTGCATGAAAGTTCTTGCTAGCAACGAGCTGGTGCTCCGATCCTATACAATAGATCCCAGGGAAAGAGAAGATCGAAACCTAGCTATCTAGTAGGCAGATGAGCACCATGCTCATCCCAACCATGGTGTGCATCCTACTAGCCATCACAATATGTGCCCCCGTCGTTAGTGCTCAACAATTAACATACATCATCAAAACCTAATAATAAGGATGTCGTCGTCAAGTGGTTAGTTGCTTGCAACCTGCTTAGCTTTTCCATGCTCACCATGCTGGTAGATGTAACACAACTGCTTGGTTTGTGCTCCGATGCTGGCGCAAGAAGAGGACAACAAGCTGGAGGATCGAAAATAAGTCTCTAGTTAAGTACGATTATAAATTATGGTTCTAGGATGTCAGAGATTAGAAAGATATTGGACGATGCTTCTCAATGCAAATATTCCTAGCTTTTTTTGCTTGTTGTCTCTTTCGCGGAGCCATTCCGACAaattcctttttcctttctttttattTCTCCTTAAACTATATTTCTCTATCTACCATCCTTATCCAACTACTAAACAAGTGTTCCTCATTCTCTTCATAGACATATGGACTCCCTCATTACAAATATGCTCCCTTCATCTACACCTCTCCCCTTTTCACTATGCGTGTCGAGTTGAGCAATGGGAGGAGAGGGTCGTGTACTGTAGCAACCGAAGTGCTAGACGAGGCAATCAATAAGGCTAAACATGATTCATAATGATTTATTGATTGTGACGAGTTGAAATAGCTTTGTAAAAAAAATTAGTTCTAGCCCCCACCCCTCTTATTCATGGCGTCATGCTGCATGTCTTCTGGTGGCCACTTTCCCATCAATCAATTTTCCCCGTTCGGCAGATCGAGGTTTTTCTCCATAGATGGCAGCCGTGAATGTCAACATGACCATGCCACTGCATCTATATTTCAGAGTTCTAGCTTTTGGTAGATTCTGATTATAAGCGTGAAAGGTACTTTAATTGATTGGTGGTCATCATCATTGCTGCAGTGGGGTTTGCCTTGCCTCTCAAATCTCAAGTCTCCTGATCTATGGTAAGCTCAATGACCTTCTTGTTGGCTGTAGTTTAAATTATTGTAACATACTCCTACATATATCATGGACACTTAGGTACTCTCAAGTAACCAACAGATCGAAGGAGAATTAACACCGTACCTTTACCCAACCAGCACACTAGCAACTTCGACCAATTTTGGCGGACTACATCAATATACAACAATAGAGATAAGACATTCAATGCATCAACATTTCAAGAACCATCAACAAAGTAGCCAACAAGCTAGATAGCAAAAGGGAAGCTTGGATGTTCCTCCACCATGCATGTACTCTTGTTATCACATTGGCCATACAACTCATGCCATCTTCAATATGTACTGAACTCTGTACAATAGGGCAATATCATTCTCATCCCTGTCACTTGTGTTTGACTGAATTTAATAAACTTattaaaaaatatttatatatataaattGTTGGATGCTAGGGGATGGTGCCAAGattcaacttccagggagccGGAGTTGAAGATAGTGAAAACATCTAATATGATTGATCTGGGTAATGGTAGCTAGAGTGAGCTCGAGGTGGATAAGAATTGAAACCAAATGTTGATTGACAGTTTGATCCTTGAACACTACTAATGTTAAAAATAACAATGCATACTTGAGAATGGTCTAGAATAATTCAGAAATGCGAGAGAGTAGAGTTGGCATGCTTCATGATAAGATAGAAATTCTCTAGAATAAGACACTTTGCATGGTTGGATAAGGATGAGAGAAAATTCTAGAGTTAGATATTTTGTAAAGAAGAGTGTGGAAGTTGTCACATGGTAACAACATAACAACCATGAGCATCTATAAATATAGATGTTCCCCTCCCCTCTTGCCATACCATGGCATGAGAGGTCTTAATTAGAAGATGGTATGGTAGTcatgtactccctccgtcttGAAATATAAGGCACTAAAGAGTTCAAAATTTGTACACAAATATAAGACATCCTTGTTTCGGAAACTAATTATTCCAAACCGGCCATGAAATCAGCAAAATGACAACCAAATAAGGCATTAATAGGGGTACATGCGTCATTTCCTCATCTCTTTAATCTGTCATGAAAATATTAGGATGTCCTATATTACAGGACGGAAGGACTAGTATAGTTGTATCATGATAGGTTAGCCAAAGTGTAAGAGTCTTATATTGTATCAACTTATAGTGAATAAAGATTTGAGTTCCATGGTAAAGAGTTTTCTCCTGAGTTTCTCTCCACATGCTCAAGATTCGCTCTAGTCGAGTAGCCTCAACCAGGATCTATGTATAGATGATTTTACTAGGTCAACTATTAGGGAAAAGGTGAACCTTAAGCTGAGTTAGCAACTTATTGCTGGATTTGGTGGGTGTGGACAATTCCATCATTTGCTAAGTTTAAGTTTGCTAATTGGGTAATGGGAAATATGCATTCTTGTATGCTCAATCTCGAATTGTGTTACTTGGTTTGTTGATTAACATGTATTTGTATGTTCATAGGTATGTAGATTAGGATATTATCTTTGCCTTGAAGTTTTATCCGATCCTTATTTGTGTGGTGATCAGTTTTATTTCATTTACTCAATTTTTAGGGCTATGTATTATTGATATATCTCGTAAGGATAAAGTGTTTTGGAAGGTTACTAAGGCCAAACTGATGGCTGCTCTAATCCTGAGTGATGGCTGCACTAATCCTGACTAAATGGGTTGACATTTCGGTGCATGTTGGTTTTAAGGAAGGTGGTAAAGGAAGCCTAGTAGAGAGATAAATCAATGTGTCTTTTGTGCCTGCCTACCTGCAGAGTGTTATGCTCAAAAGAAATTTATTTATGCATAAATATTATACGTGGTTACTTGCAACTTCATCAGTTCCATCTCACTAGGAAAAAAAGGTAAACATGCACCACCATCTTCTTACTACACAGTTACTTGTGTACATCAAAAGGTAACTCCATATTGTGCATGTAGCAAACACCATTATATGGACACGTACAAAAGTTCATGAAAACACTATTATACGAACCAGTTTTCAAATTAGTATTTCTTGGTGAAAACTCACACATATTTAAATCATTCTTTTGCATACCATCATCTCCTCATATCATATCACCTCTTCTCATCAAGGTATGACATATGAAATCAATTGTTTTTACTCTACATTTTTCATGCCCAGTGCACAATTTTCATATGTTTGGATATGCTCTCACATGCTCAATCAAGCCGTGCACTTTGTTTGCATTTGTGATTTTGTGTTTATGGTCGATGGAGGGGGGGAGGATCCCATCTGACACGTATTGCATATTTGCATTGGATGGGTAGTAGCCACTGCTCATCAACCAATTAAAGATGGATTTTATAGCACCACTCGAGAA is part of the Panicum hallii strain FIL2 chromosome 2, PHallii_v3.1, whole genome shotgun sequence genome and encodes:
- the LOC112879943 gene encoding sister chromatid cohesion protein SCC2 isoform X2 — its product is MNKARKEPVFPLDDINSRREHLRNELTPDSVASKKPKVRKKEIDNSVSSSGPSIPNNQEVIDNFCEMVEDFCRRVEIPYDVDGGDWLSIPLNDVKFLVNEITSVRSKRILHEVPMATVTRLLDVIDRQIRCSQGLSIDEKENSDAEPLVFSALESVHAALAIMTHHDMPKQLYREELIERIIDFSRRQITDCMAASNPTFRAIHKPAENVANDGDDDEEDVENGPVSKKRRTTANLSMRKSSNRVSASVYSAVQKLCLILGFLKELLTTVRLSDSCILQLAKTCFTTFLVDNMQLLQLKAIGVICTVFSSYTQHRSYLVDETIVLLRKLQFSRNAVRTYHLADEEQKQIQMITALLVHLVQFSAIVPDSLKGAVDWSTIVDSPVDASYPIKCHEAATEACCLFWTSVLQRFTAAKSQDMSEAKGIIDNLVQDLLTILNLPEYPAAASILEVLCVLLLQNAGLKSKDTNARCFAIDLLGGIASRLKRDSVACSDEKLWILQELTDAGSDGSKILKNKCCVCLGGRGINIACDVCGRCFHSDCMGSGSQDNLQRDSVCPLCFCNQQLSVLQSYCQLQTKENGKRTAASVSKKSSAPSEVPAVDIVQHILLSYLQEAGPQDDGNLFTRWFYLCIWNKDDPHSEEKIIYYLARLKSKEILRDSGNCLVISRDWVKKICLALGQKNSFSRGFDKILALLLASLRENSPVIRAKALRAVSSIVEADPEVLGDKRVQSAVEGRFCDSAISVREAALELVGRHIASHPDVGLKYIEKVAERIKDTGVSVRKRAIKIIRDLCASNPNTDTTHAFVEIISRVNDEESSVQDLVCKTFYELWFEEPTGSHKHLVADGSSVPMEIAKKAEQIVDMLRKMPNHQPLITVIKRNLTLDFLPQSTKAAGINSSMVASLRKRCELICKRLLERILQVEEGAANEMEIHALPYIVALQAFCIVDPTLCIPVTDPSKFVVTLQPYLKIQIDNKSAAQLLESIIFVIDAVLPLIRKPPQTVVVELEQDLKQMIVRHSYLTVVHACIKCLCALSKSAGRGPGLLEYLVNVFYKHLSGTNSDSQLLGRSLFCLGLLLRYGYQLMLTSENQLDFPKIINLLQRRYLLRDDFNLKVRALQTLGYILIAKPEFMLQKEIMNLIEATLSSGVDHRLKIQGLQNLYEYLRDAESQLTAESTGKPPVQSAINGGSEVPVAAGAGDTNICGGIIQLYWSSILERCMDTNDQVRQSALKIVEVVLRQGLVHPITCVPHLIALEMDPLEGNSKLAHHLLMNMHEKYPSFFESRLGDGLQMSFIFFETTVSNHKLAANIKSNPIAFVKPGITRIYRLIRANRNSRNKFVHSIVRKFEPDGRNRSTVSFLVYCAEVLASLPFSCPDEPLYLIYDINRVIHFRAGAIETNLKKWTSMDQPQDAAGMATLPGESHVVMHEPGVYYSNNVGYIPERMNNNPCSTSDVDMAKVQEDCYDAIALQLLLKLKRHLKIVYSLTDARCQAFSLKEPPKSGETLSKQNVPFNIGNNISLPSCLQDVASVYQDFKTVLREDSMDFGVYTPSVQRKRPTPRSTSRVRRTAATSVSRARGGGRGDDDDTDDDDWAGGARVLDFSAQASNGGRVTRQRVQV